TTGCTGAGTTACAGTATCTCTCTTTGCTGTGATAATGACTTAGTTTTGCTCCCGTTTTTAACGGGTAAATAGCAATTCCAACTtagcattttttccttctgccttttttttttcccctgtgaatTTAATGGACTGCAGAAGTGGGAAGTCATGGGATGAGACAGTAAACATGGGAAATAACCAAAATGTTTGACTTTTAGGGTGATAATATACGACTTTTTTTGTGTTCAGAAGTAGAACAAAAAGCTGCTTGAGAGAATTCAAGTGCCAGTCAAGTACTTGCAGAGTCTTATTATGATAAAATAACATGAACTCCTGAgcatacaaaggaaaaaaagtttactAAATTAAATACAAGTGATGGACTCATAAGACCTTTTTCTGCCAACAGCAGTAAATTCAATATCAATAATCGGTAGTAGATTCAATCCCTTTATAATCTGCACAAAGGTAATGAGGTATTTTGGGTAGAGGGGGAAACTGGGAGGCCCAAAGGCCTTGCACAGGTTGTTGCATAATTACTTGGATTCTCAATTAGGTCACACCACCCTTTAAGGGTGGATTCAAAGGAGCTCTCAAACTTCTTCCTGCTGTATCATTGGCTTATTGCAGTGTTggaaataaagcttttttttttttttggaagttcataaatatttttggtgGGGCCCATGAGAGGCTTTGGTGCAGCAGAAGAATGACCTGGGTGTTAAAGCAGCAGGTTTGGTGGATCTAGAAAGTGCATTTCATGCAtgtataaattaataaatagacCAAGTTTTTCAATGTGTACATCCCAGTTTCATGTTTACACTGAGTATCTCATTATGGTTCTTGTTCCCCTGAAAGACCTGTATTTTCTGACTGGATTTTTAACTTCCAACAAACGTTGTACAACACTCTGAGTGTTTGGCTCCCAGCTTCCCtatcccagcactgctgaaacTCACTGTGACATTTGTGGAGTTGGCCAAGGACCctgaggaaatgaaaaatccaAACTTTGGGTACTGATCTTccttgtttgaatttttttttaggtctGCTGACTTGGGTGACAACATGCTGACCAGACCCGGACAACCCGCCGTGGCACGGATACCTCCACCCATTTTGCCAAGACCATCCCAGCAAACAGGAAGCAGCAGTCTGAGCACCTTCAGGCCAGCTTATAGTGGTTCTTTCTCTCCAGCCTATGGTTCATATGGAACCTCTTTCTATGGAAGCTACAGCCCTTACAGCTACGGATACGGCGGGCTGGGGTATAACCGGTTCTGTGCCGATGGCCTTCCCCCCAGCAGGTTTGTGCAGCAGGctgaggagagcagcaggggggCTTTCCAGTCCATCGAGAGCATCGTGCATGCCTTTGCCTCTGTCAGCATGATGATGGATGCCACCTTCTCAGCTGTCTACAACagcttcagggctgtgctggacgTGGCCAACCACTTCTCCCGCCTCAAAATCCACTTCACCAAGGTGTTTTCGGCTTTTGCTTTGGTGAGAACTATAAGGTACCTCTACCAACGGCTGCAGcggctgctggggctgaggagcagctctgagAACGAGGATTTGTGGGCTGAGAGTGAGGGCAAAGTGGCTCGTGTCGGCCTTGAAGACAAGATGGGAAACTCTGCAAAGTCCTGGCCCATTTTCCTGTTCTTTGCTGTTATAATGGGAGGGCCCTACCTGATTTGGAAGCTGCTTTCTACATACAGTGATGAAGAAACAGGTAAAGATGATCTGCAGAACGAGAGTTCCTTGTTCCTTTCACTGTTGTCTGTGTGGTGATTAATCTACATAACAGTAATAGCAGTTGGTAGATACTGGGACACAGTGCTGAATTTTAGGCATGTGATACAAGTGACAGCCTGTTGTTGAGTTAACACTGTATTTAAGCTGTGTGTGATTCCAAAATCATGGTTCCTTCCTAGTAGATGTAGCAGTTTGGGGTGTATTGCTTGGATTAGCTCAACGAGTCGTGCTTTGCTTGTTACTCCTGTCAGTTCTCTGCCAGAAAAGTTTTAGCAGGGAAGTTAaagtgttttcttcattttgttttaaaaagacacGCCAGACTTTGTAATTCAAAGCAGATAAACTTTTAATGTATGTTTGCAAACAGTGTCCAGTAACTGGGCTAGTGGAGAAGATGACCACGTAGTTGGAAGAGCAGAATATGATTTCAATGCTCTCTCAGAAGAAGAAATTTCTTTCCGTGCTGGTGACATGCTAAAATTAGCACCCAAAGgtaaacttttaatttttattttttctaaagtatttttctatttatttctgtttattttctaatCATAATGAAGTTATAGTGTTAGAgtctgaaaattaaaactaaaagacCAAAACCACCTTATTTGACCAAATACTgatttcccccccacacactaAGTTATTATTTGCATTGGAATAAAACTTTTTGAGTAGTTTTGTTCAGTGTCATTGAATTGTTTTGCAACTTGatgcttttgcattttctccttcagaacAACAACCCAAAATCCGTGGTTGGCTCCTGGCCAGTTATGATGGCCAAACAACAGGACTTGTGCCAGCTAATTACATCAAAATCCTGGGCAAAAGAAGAGGTAGGAGAACAGTGGACCTGGAAAAGATTCCTGAGCAACGTCCAGCCTTTCCCAGCACACCTGGTGGAGGAGCCACTGCTGCTGTGACtttggaggagcaggaagctgCTTTTGAAACTGTTTTTGCTGGCAGCAGTAAAGTTCCCGTTGCATCCGACTCCGCTGTGGGCAGTGGAGAGAAACAGGAACTCTGATGCACTTTGATCAACAAAGCAACTGAACTGTGCTTTACTGATGCAACCTTAGGGACTGCTGGAAATGTGGTTTGTAGTGGAACACTGATGGGCACACACCAGTGATTGCTGCTACTGACTGGTGAAGGGGTGGAGAAGTGATTGCTCCAATCTGTACTATTTATTTTTGACTCATCTGAGGCTGTACATTAGTGATTCTGTCCAACCACCTGGCAGCCACTCCTGAGAGCTTGAGATAAGGAGGGTTGAAGCATTTATcacaaagcaaacaaaggaaaacaatagGGACTGCCCTGTTAAAGAGACAAACTGTTGGTGGAATGGGGGATTAACACCCAGTCCCCATTAGAGCATTGGCTTGACAGGAGGCCTCTTCAATGGATGTGCAAAGGGAAGATTCATTTCTGTGAGGTGTCCTCCAAAACTGCACACTGAGGGCCGGGCAAAAGTAATGGCACATTGTTTCCCTCTGAAAGGTGGGAGAACTGCAGGAGATTTAGGAGACCCAATTGAATGGTTACAAGTTTTAAATTACTGTCATAAAGAGTTGAGCTCTTAGAAAAAAGGGATTTgtgaggaagggaggagaaacGAGTTTACGGGGGAAGAGCAGTGAGGCTTCACCAGTAGTTCTAAGCAGTTctattttgtttattaaaagGAATTTGAATAAAGGGTATTCTGCAGTCAGGCACTAATTAGTTGTCACTCCCTTCTGTGATGAACTAACTTTGCATCACACTTGGCCATTTTGTGCTGTAGCCTGTTAGCTGCCCATCCATAGTCCACCACCCGCATCTCCACTTATTTCTGCTCTTCATTGGTTTTATATGAATGTCAAAATACCTCTCCTGCCTTTTAGTGCAGAAGGAAAGCATTGCTTTGGGGGAAGGTGAAAGGAATTggagcagcaaagaaaaagtaACATTTCTTGCTTAATTATCTCGGCAAAGGAAGGTCTTGGAGTTGGACAAAGTCCCTGTGCTGCCTTTCAGGTGGTAAATTTTGCATCTGCCCATAACATTTGAGGGCTCCAGTTTATCAAAAGCCATAAAAATATTCAGACTGTTCAGAGTATTTAGTATTTTCTTCATATTGGTGTTTGAGAATTCTGTCCTGAAATACcgttctgttttgtttttttttttttgttaaatgaaGCAAAGGTAATTAAAACCTTTTTCCTCGTAGTATGTTGAACTTCTGAAGGTCACATCAATGGATTAAATAACTCAAGTTTGTCTTAATcattaaaacagcttttttagTTTAAAGGTTCTCAAAAGTATAAGTAGGGAACATACCTTTGTGTAGTTCCAGTTTGACCTACTGAGATCTTCAACACCCATTATGTGTTAGCAAAGCTTTCAGTATTTATATTTTGATTGCATTTGCTGGCCTTGAGTTTGTAGAAGTCTGTTCACCACAACAAAACTCTGAAGTGAGCACAATTTTCATGAGGTAGAGTGGCTGAAAAGACAGATATCATGCTGGAACCTTGGATTTTTAAAGTAATCTCTGAATGCCTGTTGTTGGTAGAGCAAGAATTTTAAGTGGTTGTGCTCAGGTATTGGGAGATGGTGATTGGAATAATTTATACTAAATTTTTAGATTTTCAAGTGCAGAGTAGTTAAAGGGCAAGTGAGAAACTTGGAACTAGTTTTAATAGGCCTAAAACAGAACATGTTCCTGAGATGTTTCCCTGTGTACCAGGGCATAGAAGAAAATTATCCATATTTGGAAATCCTATCTGTTGTTGcaatgaaaacagcagaaaaaattctgaaatgtaaaatctagagaggaaaaagggaaggaaggagtaGAAAGAGTTCAGTTCTGTTTGCAGTGTGTATCCCTGGAGGGAATTAATTTGCTGTATGAGGTTTAATTAATGGACTGTCAGCCTCTCTTGTGTCAGTGAAAGATTTCATTCAGAGGAAGGgtctttaaataaattaataaataaaccCCTAACTTTTTTATTGTAGAGTATCCAtttaagtagattttttttgtttttctcttttctggctCAAAACAAGATGAAGACAGTGCCATGATGGATGTTTGTGGGAATGTTTAAATCTTACTGATTTTTAGTAAGatgaatttaatttctctttcaggTCATACTATTGAAAACAGTTATTTTAGTAGGAACATGGATTATTCAGAACTTAACTGACTTGTCCTTACAGTAGTTTGACTTAACCTACCAGTCACTAACTGTCATCATTGTATCTGTTAAATCTCAACAGGAATTTTAATCCTTTCAATCTTGCAATTACTTTCATTGGAAAAAGAGGCTCTAAGGAAATTAAGTTACTTATTTAACTCCCAATTAATTGTACTGATTGCAGGAGGGTATTAAAGTTTACTGAAGTAAAGTATATACTGTCCTTtaaggttttggttttcttctttttaatgcaCAAAGTAGtatcaggttaaaaaaaaaaaaaaagtgagtccTACGATTCATTGTCTGTTTTTGTCCATGTGTCAGGCTacagaaaaaacccacctaAATGAACCCTGAGTGGAAAAGGAAGGCTGGTGGACAGGCTGCTCAAGACTTACCCAACTTTAGGAAGGGGAGAAGACTGAAAGGAGCAGGTGTGGCTGCACCAGGAGTGTGTggaagaggaaagcagaaaagagagGTTGAAATATTGCTTAACTTCTGCATTAGGCAatcagctccttttttttttttttggaggtcTGCACATACTAAGTTAGCTTTATGTTGTTCTTTGGAACTGTTTATATTCTTGTAGCAGACCTGAAAGTCTGgaacagaacatttttttatataaggTTTTAGTTTATTCTTCCTTTAGTCTTATTGATGCTGTTTATCAACCACTTTCTGCTTGAACACTGTGAGCTACAGGTGCCAGTTCTGAGTGGTCCTCTGGGTGCAAGCAGAACATGAACATGCACATGCTCAAAAGGTTCTTgagtaataaatttaaaatactctGTTCATCTGGGAAAACTTAATAAATTGCCCAGTTTTGCACAGCTTCATAAAACTCTTCTTTGTGTGGAATTGGGCTGCATCTGGGATATTAAGGTCcttctgatttattttgttgtCTTGGTGAAATTTGCTACTGAGATAAACACAAAGCAAATACAAATCTGGCCTGTTTGCAGTGAACATTTTCCTGGGTTCTGTGGCCACACTGAACACAGCCTTTAACCAGCTGGATAATCTCTCCTTGGAGCAAATGCACTGGTATAACTGGCTTAACTGGTAGCAGAGGCATGATGTCAGTGCAGAGCACCCCTGGATCTTTATCTGCTTTGAGCCACTGAAATTCCCTAAATTTCACAATAGTCACAAAACTCTGAGACTTTACTACACGGATTTATGTTGTCAGAGAGTATCTTTAgagtttttttgcttt
This DNA window, taken from Pseudopipra pipra isolate bDixPip1 chromosome 3, bDixPip1.hap1, whole genome shotgun sequence, encodes the following:
- the PEX13 gene encoding peroxisome biogenesis factor 13 codes for the protein MAATPPPKPWESRRLAGTAPAFQSADLGDNMLTRPGQPAVARIPPPILPRPSQQTGSSSLSTFRPAYSGSFSPAYGSYGTSFYGSYSPYSYGYGGLGYNRFCADGLPPSRFVQQAEESSRGAFQSIESIVHAFASVSMMMDATFSAVYNSFRAVLDVANHFSRLKIHFTKVFSAFALVRTIRYLYQRLQRLLGLRSSSENEDLWAESEGKVARVGLEDKMGNSAKSWPIFLFFAVIMGGPYLIWKLLSTYSDEETVSSNWASGEDDHVVGRAEYDFNALSEEEISFRAGDMLKLAPKEQQPKIRGWLLASYDGQTTGLVPANYIKILGKRRGRRTVDLEKIPEQRPAFPSTPGGGATAAVTLEEQEAAFETVFAGSSKVPVASDSAVGSGEKQEL